Genomic segment of Thermodesulfobacteriota bacterium:
AAGGTGTCGTCGTGGGCACCGAGGAAGACGTTGGCGCCCAGGGTGAGGAGGATCTCGTCGGAGAGCTTGTAGGCGGCCTTGGGCCGCAGGGAGGCGTCGTCCTCGCTGGGGGAGCAGAAGGCGAAAAGCGACAGGGTGAGGTTCTGCTGGAGGAAGAACCCGGTGTAGCGCGCCGCGAGCCACCAGCGGTTCTGGTCGGTGAAGCCGGGGGCGGGGAACGGGAGCGCCCGTTCCAGGCAGGCCTGGCGGCCCAGGCTCTGCTCGGGCAATACCTACCGGGCCGCGGCCGGCCAGGCGGAGGAGTTCGTCCTTGAGGCGGCTGGGGGGCGTTTGGGGGCGCCCCCAAGACCTGCGTCAAACCCTCGGAACTACGATGTTCCCGCGCCGGCTACTTCCCTCGAGCATGGCGCCCCTGGCGCTCACATCCCAGGCGTCGCGGCGCACGAGGACTCCCGTCCCGACCTTCCACGTTCCACCGCCCTCGGCATCCGGCATGGAACCGACTGGCCGACGAGACCCACTACCTGCGCCGCGATTCCATGGCCGCCAGCCACTTGGGCGCGTGGTGCTTGGCCCAAACATCGCTCACTTCCCCGTAGAGGATTCCATCGAGGGTTCCCGGATTGCCGACGGTACCCAGGTATACATGGATCACGACGAACACCGTCATGAAGATGAAGTAGAGGGAGTGGAACAGCAGACTCCACTGCACAAGGACACGAGGAAAAAAGAGTGGGTTCCAGATAACGAGACCGGTGAGCCCAAGCCCAATCGTCCCCAAGAGCATGTAGAGGCCGAAGATCTTTTGACCTGTGTTGAACTTTCCCATCGGGGGAGAGGCATGGTCTCTGGAAAGATATCCTCCAAGGCACTTGATCCACCGAATGTCGTCGGCACCGAAGTCCAGCGTGTCTCTCCAATGCTGTAGCGAGAGTGTCAGGGAGGCGACAAAGAAGATCACACCGGTGATCTTGTGGAACAATAGAGCCTTCGATCCGCCTCCGAGAACGTCGAAGTATCGCAGGAATGCCTTGTCGTAGAGGCCAATTCCCGTGATGACGAGGATCAGGAAGCAAGCGGCCACGAGCCAGTGGCAGACCCGTTCCCAGGTGTTGTATCGCTCGTAGTACCTTTGGCCGAAAGCCATGTCACTCACCTCCCTTTCGGTCTTCGCCCGCGCTGGTGTCTTCGAGCATGTGCAGCTTCTTGGGTCCAAAGGTCACGTAATGAAGGAAGGCAAATCCAAGTGAGCCCCAGAATCCGGCCCAGCCCAGGGGGCGAATGATGTCGCGCCAGAGGGTGATCGGGAGCGGAATCATGGGCTTGTCGGGGAGGCCGTACACCTCCGGGTCGCGCGATAGCGCGTAGATCACTCCCATGCCCCCGAGGTCGGTCTCCCCGTATGGCTTCTTCCCCTCCTGCCGCGCTTCGGCGAGCAAGGCCTCCCTGTCGCCGTACCGGATTGCTTGCGTGGGGCAGCACTTGGCGCAGGCCGGTTCGAGGCCGTTCGTTATCCGATCGGAGCACATATGGCACTTGGAGATCTTTCCCTGCGCGTCATACCGGGGTATTTCGAAGGGGCAGGCCGAGATGCAGTAGTGGCAGGCCACGCACCTAGATTTGTCGACGGCCACCGTGTCGAACGCCGTGTAGTAGAGCGCTCCCGACGGGCACACCTTGACGCAGGCTGCATCTCCGCAATGGGCGCACCTCTCGCTCAGGAAGTGCCACTCCAGACGGTCCGGGCCGGCTGTTTCGATGAAGCGAATGCGGTTGTAGAGAGTGGGCCCGAGAT
This window contains:
- a CDS encoding formate dehydrogenase subunit gamma codes for the protein MAFGQRYYERYNTWERVCHWLVAACFLILVITGIGLYDKAFLRYFDVLGGGSKALLFHKITGVIFFVASLTLSLQHWRDTLDFGADDIRWIKCLGGYLSRDHASPPMGKFNTGQKIFGLYMLLGTIGLGLTGLVIWNPLFFPRVLVQWSLLFHSLYFIFMTVFVVIHVYLGTVGNPGTLDGILYGEVSDVWAKHHAPKWLAAMESRRR
- a CDS encoding 4Fe-4S dicluster domain-containing protein is translated as MRIRKSLLITPDRCIACRSCQVACKEWNELPAEPSENLGSYENPGDLGPTLYNRIRFIETAGPDRLEWHFLSERCAHCGDAACVKVCPSGALYYTAFDTVAVDKSRCVACHYCISACPFEIPRYDAQGKISKCHMCSDRITNGLEPACAKCCPTQAIRYGDREALLAEARQEGKKPYGETDLGGMGVIYALSRDPEVYGLPDKPMIPLPITLWRDIIRPLGWAGFWGSLGFAFLHYVTFGPKKLHMLEDTSAGEDRKGGE